In Paenarthrobacter sp. GOM3, a single window of DNA contains:
- a CDS encoding MFS transporter, whose product MSSTAPSKEGESTQPVNSRGKVIFASLIGTTIEFYDFYAYATASVLVFPKLFFPDATDINALLSAFAIFGVAFFARPIGAVVFGHFGDKIGRKGTLVASLLTMGIATFLIGLLPTASMQGWAILAPILLVVLRFFQGLALGGEWSGAALLATENAPEGKRAIYGTFPQLGAPIGFIIANIIFIWMNVALSAEEFLAWGWRVPFILSAVLVIVGLYVRLKLVESVSFTKVIQQEKVQKLPLAATLKSHWRPVVAGTFIMFATYVLFYIMTTFTLSYGTKPTLAGAQAAAEKAGKPMTADQIAAFVPGLGITRSDFLWMLIIGVVFFGIFTVVSGPLAERWGRRKFLLGVTAGIFVFGALWFTMFGPGQAAAMVGLIVGFTLMGLTFGPMAAILPELFPANVRYTGSAVAYNLSSMIGAAPASFVAIALWSAANGSTWLVGAYMAAAAVVTFIALWLTRETKDTDYENNVA is encoded by the coding sequence ATGTCTTCCACCGCACCATCCAAGGAAGGCGAGTCCACTCAGCCGGTGAACTCGCGGGGCAAGGTGATCTTCGCCAGCCTGATCGGCACGACGATCGAGTTCTACGACTTCTACGCCTATGCCACCGCGTCGGTACTCGTCTTCCCGAAGCTCTTCTTCCCGGACGCCACTGACATCAACGCGTTGCTCAGTGCGTTTGCCATCTTCGGCGTTGCCTTCTTCGCCCGTCCGATCGGCGCCGTGGTCTTCGGACACTTCGGTGACAAGATCGGCCGCAAGGGCACCCTGGTCGCTTCGCTGCTGACCATGGGTATCGCCACCTTCCTGATCGGACTCCTGCCCACCGCATCCATGCAGGGTTGGGCCATCCTGGCACCCATCCTCCTGGTGGTGCTGCGCTTCTTCCAAGGCCTTGCCCTCGGTGGAGAATGGTCCGGTGCGGCTCTGCTCGCCACCGAAAACGCCCCGGAAGGCAAGCGCGCCATCTACGGAACGTTCCCGCAACTTGGTGCCCCGATCGGCTTCATCATTGCCAACATCATCTTCATTTGGATGAACGTGGCCCTGAGTGCCGAAGAATTCCTCGCATGGGGCTGGCGGGTTCCGTTCATCCTCAGCGCTGTGCTGGTCATCGTGGGCCTCTACGTCCGCCTGAAACTGGTGGAAAGCGTGTCCTTCACCAAGGTCATTCAGCAGGAGAAGGTCCAGAAGCTGCCCCTCGCAGCCACACTCAAGAGCCACTGGCGGCCCGTGGTGGCCGGCACGTTCATCATGTTCGCCACCTACGTGCTCTTCTACATCATGACCACGTTCACTCTGTCCTACGGCACCAAGCCCACCCTGGCTGGCGCCCAGGCCGCCGCCGAAAAGGCCGGCAAGCCCATGACGGCCGACCAAATCGCAGCGTTCGTTCCCGGCCTGGGCATTACCCGGTCTGACTTCCTGTGGATGCTGATCATCGGCGTGGTCTTCTTCGGTATCTTCACGGTGGTTTCCGGGCCTCTGGCTGAGAGGTGGGGCCGCCGCAAGTTCCTGCTGGGCGTAACCGCCGGGATCTTTGTCTTCGGCGCGCTCTGGTTCACCATGTTTGGCCCCGGCCAGGCTGCCGCCATGGTTGGCCTCATTGTCGGCTTCACGCTCATGGGCCTGACCTTCGGTCCCATGGCCGCCATCCTGCCCGAACTGTTCCCGGCAAACGTCCGCTACACGGGTTCCGCGGTCGCCTACAACCTGTCGTCCATGATCGGCGCAGCCCCGGCATCGTTCGTGGCCATCGCACTCTGGTCGGCAGCGAACGGAAGCACGTGGCTGGTGGGCGCCTACATGGCCGCCGCGGCCGTGGTTACGTTCATTGCCCTGTGGTTGACCCGTGAAACCAAGGACACCGACTACGAAAACAACGTAGCCTAA